The DNA region AGGCTACATCAAGCAGTTATACCTCATTACACATAATAACTTGCCTCACACTTACTCCTCTCTTCCCCTCTCTCCCTTTTACAAAATTTCTTATTAAATTTTATAACAGTAAATTGATGTTTCTTAATGCTATTCAAATGATTTTATATGACTTTATTATTTGATTTCTAACGTTAAAGTTTAAAGCTGTATAATTCATGAATAAGAAGATTAgaaagaagttctaacattcTGTATACCATTTTCATCCATTTTTATCACGTTTTTTTTTCTAGTTCATATAAAAATTTTCAGAGCTACTCCAttcgttcctaattataagacctaatacaaaaaaattgcgcttattaagaaaacattaaatgtgtctaattagtatattggttttttaaaatgcatacattccaccatatttaccctttgtcattttctctcactaattaatggtacgtggtaattaaaactttggaattgaaaacacacaATTAATGTAAGGGATATATATATGGAAGAGTAAGATAttttttgctagattattgttaaaggtcttatatttagaaatatgaaaattttaaaactaggtcttataattaggaacgagGGGAATATATAGTAAAAATTGCTCCTATTCTTTATCAATACCTATAGTTCCTAAAGAACTATATTATTACGCTGGTTAAAAGGATCAAACCGATCTTTAAGATAGAATTGGAGAAAATATTGAGATGAATATTTTTGTCATGTAAACTTATTCATCAAGGGTGATTCGCAGCTGGTTGTTAAGCAGGTAAAGGGTGAGTATCAAGTGAAGGATCCACAACTTTCTAAATATTTGGAAATGGTACATAGACTAATGATGGAGATAAAAAAGATCAGGATAGAACATGTTCCAAGAAGTCAAAATGAGAGAGCCGATGTGCTAGCAAAATTGGCCAGCACGGGGCGATTGAGCAACTACCAAACAGTCATCCAAGAAACCCTTCCTCGACCAAGTATTGATTTGGTGGAAGTCAAGATAAAAGCAGTAAGGTCAGTGATCGAAGGCGAGCCTTCATGGATGGAACCAATCAAGATTTTCCTTAAAAATCCTCCAGAGGATGACGAGTTGAACACGAGAGCAAAACGTAGGGAGGCTAGCTTCTACACGCTGGTTGACGGTGAGTtatatcggcggggaattatgtctcctatgctcaagtGTGTTGACACAAGAGATGCCCTGGGAATAATGGCGGAGGTTCATGAAGGAGTGTGCTCCAGTCATATCGGTGGGCGATCATTGGCAGTAAAAGTgttgagggcaggattttaCTGGCCAACGATGAGGAATGACTGTCTGGAGTATGTCAAGAAGTGTGAAAAGtgccaagtcttttctgacttgCATAAGGCCCCGCCTGAAGAGTTAACAACCATGgtggcgccttggccatttgctatgtgggggactgacattttaggaccattcccagtagcaaaggcacaaatgaaatatatcattgtggcagttGATTATTTCACCAAGTGGATAGAAGCGGAAGCAGTGGCAACTATtacagccgccaaggtcaggaattTTCTGTGGCGACGTATTGTGtgcagatttggggtccccatggcgttGGTAATGGACAATGGGACCCAATTCACAAGTAATGTCACCCGAGAATTTTGTGCGgagatgggaattgaaatgcgatttgcatcagtagaacatccacagaccaatGGACAGGAGGAATCAGCCAACAAGGTTATTTTAAAAGGCTTAAAGAAGAAATTGGATGAGGCGAAAGGTCTTTGGGCGGAGGAGTTGCCAGGCGTCCTATGAGTATATAACACGACTGAACAGACAAGCACGAAGGAAACCccatatcgtttaacttatggaactgatgccATGCTCCCTGTTGAAATTGAAAGACAAAGTTGGCGGGTAACTCGGTTTAATGAGGACGACAATGGGGGAAACTTGATAGCGAATTTGATCATGCTGCCTgaggaacaacgggaggcacacctaaggaatgaggcggggaaggtAAAGGTGGCCAGGAAATTTGCAACGAAAGTAGTTCCAAGAACTATGAGGGTAGGGGACTTAGTGCTTCGAAAGAATACTATACCCGACAAGCATAACAAACTTTCgcccaattggggcgggccttacaggataatTGGTGATGTTGGAGGTGGAGCTTATAAATTGGAACAACTCAATGGTCAAAagattccacgaacatggaacgcctctcatttGAAGCAGTATTTCAGCTAAAGGGAACAACAAAGATGAATGAAGCcacactctttttccctttctctggaaaggtttttaatgaggcggcatatgtaaagaatgaagggacaattgctCCCATTTATGAAGAGcaatgaaaaaatcattttaagaaattgcttatttttttatttatattacgagtttatgCGGCGCAAGTCGTATCAGGGTATAAAATACCGCGAATaatcctttcggaataagaaagtatcgccatcaaatatcaaaagccttggcaattctagtggccactagaaaccaagccacgTCGAAAAGTCGACTAAGGTATATCAACCTAAATGACAACGATTTAGAAAATAAACAACGCCAAGACAACAACAGTTGAACTAAAAGGTAACAACAGTTGAATTAAAAAGAACTTCATTAAGATAAGAAAAGGGTGTGGCCCCTACATGTCTTTAACACAACAACAAGCAAAAAGGGTAAAGCCCAAAACAAAGTAAgacttaaacaaaataaaacaagtaAAATCAAGCCAAATTCTCAGTGTTGGCGTTGTTGTCTTGGCTTGCGGCAGCTTGTGGATCCTTCTCCCCATCATCCCCATTCTTGCCCTCGCCATGAACATCTTCACTTTCTTCCTCAGGTTCACTCTCAGAATCGAATTGAGGGAGGAGGGCAACGTCAACGTCATCATCGCCGACCAcctgaccatccttgatctccttcaaaaATCCGATGCGGGAAAggtcaaagcccggctcaacaatactgatttgctctttggccaccagaaagccttgagcaaattgaaGGGATGCGCGCCCTAAAATGGAAGCGTTCAGGCGTTCATATTTCTTTGCCAGCTTTTGGCACTTAgcctgaacagcagtgtgtttgaCGTTGATGGCTTCTTTCAGGGatttagtcttctcaaggagcaGGTCAGAAGtcgccaagtcttcagttaacttagcacatttCTCCTCAGAAGACTTCAGGTGCTTGTTGGCGGTTTCAGCGTCGACTTTTGCTCGCTCATACGCAGCCTTATAATCAgtcgccttcttctcaaaacgatTCTTGGCCGCGTGCAAGTCCTTAACATAATAAGCCTTACCCGCCACGGTATTGGCGGCAGAAAGTGCATTGTGAATGGCCATAGAAGCAATATTGAGGGGGCCTTGACCAGCAATGTCTTTGTGAAGCCGGTTATCGAAAGTTCGATTAATGAAGTCCAGaccattgaagtgaggatcggACAAGTTTAACAACGGAGGAGAAGCCTCGCCTCCAATGGCTGAACTAGTGCCAGCATGGCCAAATGGGGTCGGCGGGCGGTTGATCATCATGCTTGAATCCTGTTGGGGGGGCGGGACgctgtcatgtcccttctttttctccaccGGTTTACTCTTAGAGCCCGAACCAGTTGGATTGAGAGTTGTCTGGTGAAGAGGTTTACCACCGGCAGTTCTTTCAGTGGCGCCCGAAACTTTTTGACGCTTAGGATTCCGGAGGTTGTCAGAATCCGAAGCACCTTCAAGCTTCTTCTTTTGCTCCGCTTCCGCTCTTTTTCTTGCCGCCTCGGCAGATTGGGCGAGTaactctttcatcttcagcgGGCTGGCGTCGACCTTTCCCTTACCCATCGTGGCTGCACAGGAATGTAACAGTTAGACATGACAcatgaataaaaagaaaagcaagTTATGTGcgaagattataaacttactaaaaaattgatttaaggtgtcggatttcgacgcctcaatcaagtcatgaccagagactACCGGCAGTGAGCGAAGATAACCGGCGACCCCTCGCTCAGAATCATCCAAGGCGTCATATGAAACGGAGATTTTTCGGCGAGGATTTTTCGTCCaataaaaggggaagagaggattattgtcggaatctcgaaacaagttctttatttcaggCGATTCCACaactttgaagtattttttctgccacactttgtaatggctctTAAGGGCGGTAAATCGGCTCATTTTCTTGCGGGCTAAAAGGGGGACCCACTTTACGGACGTAGGTTTCTTGGTAACAgacttatagaaaaggaaaaacaaagggtaggtgggcgtgaagctcaaatgttcacaaagaatttcgaagcaacggataaaaccccaggcgttgggctggagttgacaaggcgccacgttcagaaaggatagaacgtgacatatgaaaggtgagaaaggaagtttaataTTCAAGTCAGtgaaaaaataacaataaacgaaaaagaaatcgggcgattcatctgATGACTCTTTGCgtaaaagaacacaatcatcctcgccacatggaagaacattcaacTGAAGATCTTCGTTATTAGAAGTGGCTGGATTTATCTTCGTAAACCCTTGGGCAGATATCCGAAGCGAGTTAATGCTCCCAATACTACCCCAGATGGAACGccacagacatttatcttcaaccaaatgcACGTTTGTACGCCATTCGGGCGAAGATAAATCCCCATTAGAAGAAAGGACAGAATCGACAGAGCCGGCTGGCCCGGAATCCTcgtgggtagaaggcgaggattGGATTTCAATAACAGTGGGGGCAGAAATTTCCCCCTCTgtagagggtgaagaaagttctagggaagaaataCTAACATTATTCAACGACATGCTGGATAATTTCataaaagataaaagaagaagatgaacagattcaagaagataaaagaagaagatgaacagttttaagaaagagaaaacaaaacgAGAGGAAAAGGGTGTAAagaactcaccggaggaagagATGGAAGATTGGGTAAGGAGAACGTCGGCTAAAGGAgaacaccgcgcaatgacgatgGCCGGAGTAAACGGAGGTTCGCCGAAGTTCAAAGAGGAGAAAGTAAGAATTCCAGAGAAGTTTCAGAGAAAGAGTTTCGGAAAAGTGAAGAAGTGAAAGGTtaaaaggggtttttatagaggaaaaagaggagagagaaCGAGTGGGATAGGTAGTGAagagtcgtgggatttgaaattcaaaaaggtATGAAGTGAAAAGgtgtaactcctcgagacgcacaaacggaaactgcattcatggcaaatgatgacgaaatcccggaaaacaaggattacgtgtgtcagttgaaaagacgtgattgacggttatgaCAATGGCGACGTATCAGCGAAAATAAAAATGGCGATGTAATAATGAACATAAAAGTGGCGTCATATCAACAAAAACAGAAATGGCGGCGTATCAATAAACGAGAACGTGGCGACATGTCCGCGATCATGAGGAACGGCGATATAATGACAAAATCACAAGGTAAATAATGAAAGTAGGCGACGAAGTAGCATattaaagacatttcgactcaacctacctgagcctcatgtcttgggggcatgtggactgggcgggacataaaggatGTTTATGCCCGCCCAAATAAGCAATCAACCGAACGAAGGCAGCCATGACGGGAATTGGCGATATAACAAGTATCCTTGCCCTTCCTTTAGacggacccacaagccagctggaagattcttttggatttgtcttatacgCATAgagatttgggccctgattgtcaggcccaaatataggaaaagtccatatcatgaccacaccctctataaaaggggaggtcatcatcTTGTACGAGACActttttgaacatttaatgagaatttacCTTTTATGACATCTTTGCTATTTtaagtgctctgctagggtttgctttcTTTCCTTCTCTCACGTAAGcttccctagtacagaacaaagTAGTTCTAGTGATAGATGATTTGAGAAATATTATGGATTGATTTTTATGATTGAGATATTTTCTGAAgcaaatatttcattttaagtCGTGACGTTTAATATGGTCGATTGTCCTTGAAGGACAAGATGGTTTATATGATATTGAATAGAGACTCTCCGGAAGGGGTCTATGGAATCTCAAAGTTATGTTTATTGTAATGTGGTGAattcacacttgagggggagaatgttgagaattcaagtgtgattTAGAGAGTCCTATTTTGAGCTCTCTAATTTTTCCAACTAGTGATATCAAAGTATGAagataaaaatgtgaaaatccCTGAAGGATTCAAAATGCgagaaaatattatttgaaaTATTGAAGTATTATTTTGATTGGCGAAGTTCTTCATATGGAAGAACTGATTGTGATTGACATatgaccggttagaccatcccgagtcttatgatgcgaaagtCTATTTTCCAGATGTTGTTCTCAAAGCCAAAAATTAAACTGTGGCAAAGTAAGGGGAATTCTCTTTGATTCTTGAATATGTTTGATATGATACACGCGCAAATATTCAGTGTTTATCGATGCATCGACCTTGATAGAGTGAAGtttccaaccttgatcaagttggtatgtgacatgattttgaatgtcgAGTTGCACATGTTCATGTTTAAAATGATCTGGCAAAATATTTAGCTAAATGCTTCTTATTTACTGCTGGACAATTATTAAGAGAACAAATGCCCTTTTTTTTTGGACATGTGATGACTAGCAACATCTATATGCATCAAGCCACTGAGTAATTATAATTCTCTCCATTGAATTAGTTCATTGtcaggaacctaatatctctCATCTAAGAACTTTTTATGTGAGCTATATGTTCTCAGTTGTTCCACAAACAACACTTAGATGAGATTAAAAGAAAATTGAGATTATGCTATGAATTTGAGCGATTGCTAGAAGATATTGCATATGTCACTTATCGTTATTTCTCAGCATCAGAGGGGGAGAAAAACTAAGCAGCTATAAAAATTTGTGTAGAAAACTTAAATATACTGGCACATAATAATGTGAACCTAAAGTTCAAAAGAATGCATTCTCTAATTAAAAGGGATTTCTAAATTTCTTTATGCTGCAAATGTCCTTCTCTGTTGAAATTTTATTAGGCTAAGACATGCCTAAACTTGGTTCCAAAGATAAATCTTAGAGAAGGAAGATGGTCTTGTTATGAGGAAAATTATCATGAAAAGCGTAGAGATTATGAAAATTGTTTAAACCTCCTGAAAAGGTTCAGGTACATGTGATTATTGATACAAAGAGATCTCAATCGATTATATCTCTACAAATTGAAACAAGGAACCAAGAATTTGAAAAATTGTCGACAGATGAAATAGCGCTCAATATTATGAGTGCGAGAATATCGAACCCATATAAAAGGGTGTGGTTGGCCAACATAtaaagaagcaattcatttgtaaaaatataagagtcttTGGACTTAAAGTCTATACCCCAAAGATGTAAAATGATATTTCATAGTTCTTTAGTTCTGAATTGGTCATTGATCGACAAAATGGAACATGCTTTTAACCAGTTCCGGTTTCATTGTCCAAAtctgaataagagaaattctacaTCGGAGATTCATCCATCACCTTGCAGTCAACACAAGGCTaaagaaggatacatcaagGGAGATAGAACAAAACACATATCATTGAAgctcttcttcactcatgatctacaaaagaatgatgacatagacatccaacaaatttgTTCAAGTAATAATTTGGCAGACTTATTTATGAAAACTCTTCCAACaacaacatttgaaaagcttgtgcgAAATATCGGAGTTCGTCGGCTAAAAGAtctcaattaaaatgcattgtactcttttttccttaaccatgttttttcccattgggctTTTCATGGTagagtttttaatgaggcaatgtacaaagacgagctatagaatgatgtactctttttccttcactaggtttttatcccattaggtttttcctagtaaggttttaatgaggtacattcttaagagatgatcattcagggggagtgttatgaataGGATGATCATATAGGCTTGAACCATGTATCTCCTCTATGGGCTTGGACCATGTATCTCCTCTCCATGTAATTGACCAAGTTCTAGTGCTATAAATAAAGGAGGCTGCATCAAGCAGCTATACCTCATTCCACAGAATAACTTGCCTCGCACTTGCTCCTCTCTTCCCCACTCTCCCGTTTACTAATTTCTTAACAAAATTTAAGTTTTCATCCTACCATATTATCTTCATCTCAATCTCCCTCTTCCATTATCATCTTCGAattccaaaaattcaaaattaaacttAGATTAAACACTATCTTTCATTCAACCCATGAACAACGATTAAACACAAATGTAattgttctttttattttccatcTTCCCATGTTCTCCCTCTCCCCACAATACAAATTCAACAAAACCCATGGGATATGAAGATGCATTTATGCTCAactcttcattttttattaatgagTTTATGGATTAATTTTTTGGTTTACCGAAGAATTTATGGGTTGCTGGTGAATTTCACTTTAAAAATTGCATTTCGCTACCCAACGTTAGGCTACGACAACATTTTTGGTCCCTCTCCAGTTTTCCTTCAAAAAACTAACGACTTGGCTGACGTagaatttttaataaaatttaaattcataaaattaattaaaaaataaaaaacctttaATAGTTAAAGaaattatttacttttttttttttagaccCTCACCATGTAAGAACTATTGGTATTGATCCCTGAATAAAATTCACATCAGCGAAAACTTACATGTTACTGTGCAACATAATCAATAAAATGGATCGGGAGACCAAAACCTCACGTGCCAGCAAGTTAAATGATTCATATGCGTGAAAAGTTAATTCAAGGTTGAATGTCAATAATTCACTATAGTTCAGGACAAAAGCTTTTAAGTTAAGAAGAATGTTATGTAAATCACAACGATGCCCAAAactgttattttaaaaaattggtttTTTAGTCTAAAGAAAAAGGTATAACTTACTCTTTCTAAAATTCAAATGGATGTTGGAGTAACTTAACggtcaatttcaaaaaaaaaacttaacggtcccatatttaaatttttaataataatatattattcttttaaagtttcaaatttatatgtatatatattgcCCTCAGAAGATAAAATTTATGGACTGTCACTACTTGTCCTTTGCAATTAAACAAGTTTGAGTTCTTTTCAGAAATTTCTTCCCTTCCTCCGAGAAAAAAGATCAAAAGATACACCAACTCGAGATTAACATTTTATTTATGACCAGAAAGAAACCATCACATTTTTATTGGGTTTCCAACATAGAAACTTGTAGTCATACATGGATGAAATTGAGAATGTCAATCCAACTAGCTAATCCTAGATCCTGAAGTGATGAATTTGGATATTTTCCACATCACGCTTTTGGAAATCACTACGGTTTCTGTTAGCATAGAACTTACCAACGTTGTATTCTCTATATCTTGCAGGGTTTTGCTCATTCACTAGCTCCTCTGCAGGCTTCACCATAACATGGTGAGCTGGGAAAAAGAAGAATGGAATGGAGGACCTTTCTTTCTCTATGTTTACTACCACCCTATGCTCCACACTCTCATACTTGTCATTGCTCCAAACCTGCAAAAGCACCACCCAACAATAGCCAGAGCAATTAGATTGCAACAATTGAATGAGTAAAGCATTATATTACAGCCAAGAATATGAGCATGAACACTTCAAATCAGTAACTATCTCATGCCATAATCATGGATATTTCTAGTTGTATTTTATAAGATTTTTATCATACCAATACAAATGAAAATATTGACGTAATTAGATAAGTAATAGCATTTTATGATATCAGTGATGACTCATGGTGACTGTTCAGCTATCGATTTTTCTACTTTTGATTTGAGATTGGTGTTCTTATAGTTTTTTAGGTGAATACAAGTATCTCCATGGTACATGGAATCATTTTCGAGTCGGGAACATCCATATCCATACACAGGACTCAAACCTGACATTGTTAAGGGAAATCAAACATGACTAGTGTTCTTGTAGTAATTTTATATGTttcattctttttaaaatttgcaGATCAATCATATCGCTGCTGCATGTATTCATGATACCtgaactatatcgccaacattgATGATGAATGCACCCGGGGTGGGTTTAACAGGAATCCAGTCACCAGTGGATTTTCTCTTAACTTGTAAGCCTCCCACATTATCTTGAGAAAGCACTGTTAAGGCACTTGAATCCTTGTGGTGACCAACACCAAGTGCCAGGTCAGGGAATGGACAAGGGGGATAGTGATTGAGCCGCACCATGCTGAGTTGGTTCTTGAAGCAGCCATGGTATTTGTCTGCAACAAGACCCAAACTCAATGAAATCTGCTCCAACAACTTGTAAGCAAGTTTCTCCACTTCCCGAGCATACCCCTCCATTGTTTCCCTAACAAAACATGATTCTCAGTCTAGGAATATTGTTCTGTCGAAAATAAACTTTGTAATgtgaaattcaaatttgattTCAAGTAATTAAAGCCAACTTCTTTTTTTCCTATGACGTGAGAATCAAACCACTGTCCCCACTATATGTGTTTGTAAAATTAGTAAAATTAGGAGAAACAAACACAATATTAGACTTAATCCGTGTGTCTAATCTACACAACGGGGTCATGATGTATAAAGGTACAACAAATACAAAATATCCTATAATATCACATTTACCTATTTACATGTTTAGTTCCTTAATTGCATGATTATGTTACCtaataaacataaataaaagaTATCATACTTATTTACAAGATCCCTTTTCTTTCTCCCTAGTAAAAATTGACTTGTAAAATAATCTAACAATACTTCTGAATTTTAGACACCCCTACAGCATCATCACCTTCTATCAATCTCAtttatttctctatctttttcTTCTATCACATCATTACTTATCATAAATTATTCACTCCTCCCTCTTCTCTTCTATATCTCTTTCTTCCATTTGAGGAAGGGTGTCTACACATCTTTACCATCTAACAAATAAAAAAACGGTAATCAGAGAGAACAATTTTgctgaactttttttttttttttgagaaaacaaGGAAGGGGACATGATGTAACTCACAAGCTTCATGACATTTGGATGACATTTGCACAACCATAAAGCAAGATTTTGCCTCATTTACTTCAATGTGGATCAGCATTGAGTTAAATGAAAATTCAATCATACATGAAGTTCATTCACATATGCACAAACTAAATTGCGATTTCAGTATCTCTTAAggaaataaatgtaaaatttatcCTAAACTCTAACACTCTATAGcttgttttcttttgatcatTTGAGCATAATGTTACCTGAAATGAGGAGGGTATTGGGGCCACTGATTGGTGAGAGTCCTGAGCTCCAAGTCATGTGGCTCATGAGAAGCAGGGACCTGTGTTGTGTTCTCCACAAGATAATCAAACACCTCTTTCCAATCCCTTACATTTTTTGTGTTCTCCCCATCATGGTACCCCATTGCATTAGCTTCATCTcgcttcaccttcttcttctcctccacgCTTTGCTCGAAAAACTCTTTGGCCTCAATCTCAACCTTTCTGATAACCTCACAAGGAACCCCATGATTGATTACTTGGAAAAATCCCCAATCCTCACATGCCTTGCCAATCTTTGAGATGAGCTCTTCTCTGCTTTCTGAGAGGTCAATGATTGGAATCTCACCAACTTCTACAAAGGTGGGTTTTGGACGATGTTCTGTGGATTGAATGAAAGCTGGATCAATTTCTCCCATGTCTGAATTCCTGATCCTTCTTTATCAGCTGCAGACACCTTCAATTTTTGTGGGTTTGGATCAGTTTTTCTTTCACCATTATCAATTCAATTCTATAACGCAAAAGATTTTATGAACACAATTTTCTGATTTATTTCTTCTTTCTGGCTTTCTCAACGTGGGGTTGTGATTTAAATACATCGAACATGGACGGGTTTGCAATTGAAGGTTGAATGTGGACAAAATATGGTGGGGCCAACAGAAAAACACAAATCACTTTGTGTTTGAAGACAAAAGGACGAACCAGATTAACCTCAATATGTGTCGTGACAAACAGATGTTGAAAGGAGTGTCAGATGATAATTtcattcttcacatgtttaagaTGCATTTGATGCTCCTATTTGGACTTTGGAGTTAATCCATCTCAACTTTATCCTAGTGCCTACGGCTTGATGAGGATTACCCACCAGTATGCCAAGCTTTAGACTATGATAGGCCAGTAGTTGCTCTCTTTTTGCACCATTTTTCAAGTGGTTTGAACTCAGAAAGGTGTGGACAAACCTTCAAGGAGCGGTAGGATGTAAATTTTTGAAACCTAGACCAACTCATATTGAGGTCACTCTCAAGAAGAGAGCTTTCATGGAGATGTCGGATGTTACCGGTATGCCTTGCCGTGCTCTAGGCTATGACTAGCCATCACTTGCTCTCTTTTTGCTCTATTCTCAATGGGTGCGAACTGCGAGCAATCACCATGAAGGGGTGGAGTAGACAGACCTTCAAAGAATGCCAGCATGTAAATTTG from Lotus japonicus ecotype B-129 chromosome 2, LjGifu_v1.2 includes:
- the LOC130737416 gene encoding protein DMR6-LIKE OXYGENASE 2-like encodes the protein MGEIDPAFIQSTEHRPKPTFVEVGEIPIIDLSESREELISKIGKACEDWGFFQVINHGVPCEVIRKVEIEAKEFFEQSVEEKKKVKRDEANAMGYHDGENTKNVRDWKEVFDYLVENTTQVPASHEPHDLELRTLTNQWPQYPPHFRETMEGYAREVEKLAYKLLEQISLSLGLVADKYHGCFKNQLSMVRLNHYPPCPFPDLALGVGHHKDSSALTVLSQDNVGGLQVKRKSTGDWIPVKPTPGAFIINVGDIVQVWSNDKYESVEHRVVVNIEKERSSIPFFFFPAHHVMVKPAEELVNEQNPARYREYNVGKFYANRNRSDFQKRDVENIQIHHFRI